One window of the Maylandia zebra isolate NMK-2024a linkage group LG19, Mzebra_GT3a, whole genome shotgun sequence genome contains the following:
- the LOC101481102 gene encoding uncharacterized protein LOC101481102 isoform X1, whose translation MSNRDSLGFGDLLPQDVVNIFAHEKHSKKGRKKRTRSLGRALGWLKGKRRKNLSLNEKNPGLGPALDLALDGHSAGNQGGHKGGQKSGRQAHLQGNSHAALKLDDDEKTPAPPLFQENVFIESSRPKYLEDLHTEALQGLKMMQEEETNNGVEYQDSVSTISTMTAQTDGESAGFMTDSTIPDTSSVASVQSSVSTRSSRSGLTRQGSTFRPLNSGKKSEKTRTRRRHRKTVVGIPHHVQRELGLDRVDWTLNPKLDEEQLFNGETNLSPTTDGQQMGSQSEKGASINVPGISIQPLNKKNVKQLGATHAAHRDDLALLHRLRPALEDDQRPRSLAVPWLTTSSSLQQELPSPVMSMSPQAAYMSKIIPNAILPPAIDVVEISRGRSRNSVRTVSKSSLMLSSPAPSRASSRASSVRTYSSKSSTITSASRNNPPNLSDTSCWSNSDSSETLVSDSSTISNSSTPKQKRNGNASAKEDKVDAHSSISKASSSNGRVIVRGDEVKKDGQFVRSLSVTKPKRAPPPPSRSYSLHSKMKRQPRYPAEIRVLPGENSLHSNSAPSEESDQNQSDSHPSKTLDSPGYNADTSSLDDSMGSSSVGPFRTQLQAIKRSKDASQEKRELLEENKLNNVSGNSSQDGTSPQLTKQANGSSPKHKNSILAKLQKVFAGSSSIKSESSKYNKCTEEHKADSKDTVSPSVQALIELFNIPPPPKIHAPPPPPPEVWSHSLRSCELILGPPAPGKTYAIAKKNPKDRRQQRQSPAAAEELAKSLAVERKHKNPSVTTESVNGSLHVLELKKVQESGILNAEICKDSNERLAQNVDLNGRGKDEKGRVSDMLNGMLMKAVERREERLAAIKEEAANKTTGQATEVKTNTDRAPAISLIHISPALSPPLVQRVSQPLPRQTTEINSITSVKVVSPESSWPPPPPPTSGSPSGPDEIDFPLPPPPLFGDDSPIIPVQVPPKSSLRSDSSCTTASVISVVKKDIIKVIMEPELHKSSTSQGVAPSPLNIPPPPPYTAPPPPLTEVLPTATDKASLTLSPPPPVEFGPIIPKKLPSPVVQDVPPPVKDISSTLLTLVSPSPAKVVSPPVVVEVSHLPLKEVSAPSSEEVTSPPSQENMSNISEEAESISKLTPPQSIPPAPPLPTQPESSEQKIELLQEVSFEPEANTVSSNSVLIPPQNIPPPPPTELLPQSQVVAPKTDVLTTKEASPSPPSEVSIPPPSPPETSSPEKTQVFAPSEPVNIPVPPPLPVQGHASIKEQPIPLSTENKTQEQTSTPVVQEEPMPIVTPSLLQMVKLRSVSSSPEPPKAEEQQPQAEVTSSNQFPSSSANGEAPQKPIRKSLIMTSSTPIPPPETDPSQPTVPKSQADVVPPSSLSIATSPTKKAYSAMNTTRSMNLQEAIRMRTAARSQQSPASRLSLQPPTSPLDLHKSPSSTASFIFSKSNRNVVTETKPMLVAKEDVQKVISEAESMNKGAKVPPPVAKKPKTRGSEVETSGDVDQTARQEAQQESIKDAAEKTNGTAGTVEGGSS comes from the exons ctgcccTAAAGCTAGATGACGATGAAAAGACCCCGGCACCCCCGTTGTTCCAGGAGAATGTGTTCATTGAGTCCAGCAGGCCTAAGTACCTGGAGGACCTTCACACTGAGGCTCTGCAAGGACTGAAAATGATGCAGGAGGAAG AAACCAATAATGGAGTGGAATACCAGGACAGCGTAAGCACAATT TCGACAATGACGGCTCAAACAGATGGAGAAAGTGCTGGGTTTATGACGGACAGCACGATTCCTGATACGTCTTCTGTCGCCTCTGTGCAATCGTCAGTGTCCACTAGATCCTCCCGCTCTGGACTCACCAGACAAG GTTCAACATTCAGACCTTTGAACTCTGggaaaaagtcagaaaagaCCAGGACCAGAAGACGCCACAGGAAGACTGTTGTGGGTATCCCACATCATGTTCAGAGAGAGCTGG GTCTGGACAGAGTTGACTGGACACTGAATCCAAAGTTAGATGAGGAACAGCTTTTTAATGGCGAGACTAATCTCAGTCCAACTACAGATGGGCAACAGATGGGATCACAGTCTGAAAAAGGAGCCAGTATTAATGTTCCAGGCATAAGCATCCAGCCTCTCAACAAGAAAAATGTCAAGCAGCTCGGTGCTACCCATGCTGCTCATAGAGATGATCTCGCCCTGCTGCACCGCCTGCGTCCCGCCTTGGAAGACGATCAGAGGCCTCGATCTTTAGCTGTACCCTGGTTGACCACTTCCTCCAGCCTTCAACAGGAGCTCCCCAGCCCCGTCATGTCCATGTCACCCCAGGCTGCTTACATGTCCAAAATCATTCCCAATGCCATTTTGCCACCCGCAATCGATGTGGTGGAGATCAGCCGTGGGCGTAGTCGGAACAGTGTCCGCACTGTCAGCAAAAGCAGCCTGATGCTCTCCAGCCCAGCTCCGTCCCGTGCTTCTTCTAGAGCATCTTCAGTGAGAACCTATTCCTCCAAATCGTCCACCATCACCTCGGCCTCTCGCAACAATCCTCCAAATCTGTCTGACACGTCGTGCTGGAGTAATTCTGACTCGTCCGAGACATTGGTATCTGACTCTTCAACCATCTCCAACAGCAGCACCCCAAAGCAAAAGAGAAATGGCAATGCTTCTGCTAAAGAGGACAAAGTTGATGCTCACTCCTCTATAAGCAAGGCCTCCAGCTCCAATGGCAGGGTGATCGTCAGGGGAGATGAGGTTAAGAAAGACGGACAGTTTGTGCGTAGCCTCTCTGTTACTAAGCCAAAAAGGGCCCCTCCTCCTCCAAGCCGCTCCTATTCCCTCCACAGTAAAATGAAGCGCCAGCCCCGTTATCCAGCAGAGATTAGGGTCCTGCCAGGAGAAAATTCTCTCCACAGCAATTCAGCCCCAAGTGAGGAAAGTGACCAAAACCAATCTGACTCTCATCCCTCCAAGACTCTGGACAGCCCTGGCTACAATGCTGACACCAGTTCTCTGGATGATTCAATGGGCTCTTCGTCAGTCGGTCCCTTTAGAACTCAGCTGCAGGCAATCAAAAGATCGAAAGATGCTTCACAAGAGAAGCGGGAACTGCTTGAGGAGAATAAGCTAAACAATGTCAGTGGCAACTCCAGCCAAGATGGCACATCCCCACAGCTCACTAAACAAGCTAACGGTTCATCTCCAAAGCATAAGAACAGCATTTTAGCAAAgcttcaaaaagtatttgctggATCCTCTTCAATTAAGTCAGAGTCATCTAAATATAATAAGTGCACTGAGGAACATAAAGCTGATTCAAAAGACACTGTCAGTCCCTCTGTACAGGCCTTGATAGAACTTTTCAATATCCCTCCACCACCTAAAATCCatgcacctccacctcctccacctgaGGTATGGTCCCATAGTTTGCGTTCATGTGAGTTGATCCTGGGACCCCCAGCCCCTGGCAAGACCTATGCTATTGCAAAGAAGAACCCGAAGGACCGGAGACAACAGAGGCAGTCTCCGGCAGCTGCTGAGGAGTTGGCTAAGAGCTTGGCAGTAGAAAGAAAGCACAAAAATCCATCAGTGACGACAGAGTCTGTTAATGGATCCCTACATGTGCTAGAATTGAAGAAAGTTCAAGAAAGTGGGATTTTGAATGCAGAGATTTGCAAAGATAGCAATGAAAGACTGGCTCAGAATGTAGATTTGAATGGACGTGGTAAAGATGAGAAAGGGAGAGTAAGTGATATGTTGAATGGAATGTTAATGAAGGCTGTAGAGAGACGAGAAGAAAGACTTGCAGcaataaaagaagaagcagctaaTAAAACAACCGGCCAAGCTACAGAGGTAAAGACTAACACTGATAGAGCACCTGCCATTTCATTAATTCACATTTCCCCAGCGCTATCTCCTCCTCTGGTGCAACGTGTTTCCCAGCCCCTCCCCAGACAGACCACAGAAATCAATTCCATTACATCAGTAAAAGTTGTATCCCCCGAATCTTCCTGgccccctccaccaccaccaacatCAGGTAGCCCCAGTGGGCCAGATGAAATAGattttcctcttcctccacctccactgtTTGGTGATGATTCACCCATTATACCTGTTCAGGTTCCACCAAAGTCCTCCCTCAGGAGTGACTCCTCTTGCACGACTGCATCGGTTATATCAGTAGTGAAAAAGGACATCATTAAGGTGATCATGGAGCCTGAACTTCACAAGTCCAGTACATCTCAGGGGGTAGCGCCTTCTCCCTTAAATATCCCTCCTCCCCCACCATATACAGCACCCCCTCCACCACTTACAGAGGTTCTGCCTACTGCAACTGATAAGGCATCTCTGACACTTTCTCCACCACCACCTGTAGAGTTTGGTCCTATAATACCAAAAAAGCTACCTTCACCCGTGGTTCAAGATGTGCCCCCACCTGTTAAAGACATCTCCTCTACCTTATTAACATTAGTATCTCCTTCACCAGCTAAAGTCGTCTCACCTCCTGTAGTTGTTGAGGTCTCACATCTGCCACTCAAAGAGGTGTCTGCTCCGTCCTCTGAAGAGGTTACGTCTCCTCCTTCTCAAGAAAATATGTCTAATATCTCTGAAGAGGCTGAATCTATCAGCAAGCTCACTCCACCACAAAGTATTCCACCTGCACCACCCCTGCCAACACAGCCAGAATCATCAGAGCAGAAGATTGAGCTTCTACAAGAGGTCTCCTTTGAACCTGAAGCTAACACAGTTTCATCTAACAGTGTTCTTATCCCCCCTCAGAATATTCCCCCTCCACCTCCCACAGAGCTTCTCCCACAATCTCAGGTAGTAGCCCCAAAAACTGATGTTCTGACAACAAAGGAGGCCTCACCTTCACCTCCATCTGAAGTATCAataccaccaccatcaccacctgAAACATCTTCACCAGAAAAGACTCAAGTATTTGCTCCTTCTGAACCTGTAAACATTCCTGTACCTCCACCTTTACCAGTTCAGGGGCATGCCAGCATTAAGGAGCAGCCTATTCCTTTAAGCACAGAGAATAAAACCCAAGAGCAGACTTCTACCCCAGTTGTGCAAGAAGAACCTATGCCCATTGTCACCCCTTCCCTCCTGCAGATGGTCAAATTGCGGTCAGTCAGCAGCAGCCCTGAGCCCCCCAAAGCTGAAGAGCAGCAACCACAGGCTGAGGTCACAAGCAGCAATCAGTTCCCATCCTCATCTGCTAATGGTGAGGCTCCTCAGAAGCCCATCAGAAAATCTCTAATCATGACCTCTTCTACACCCATTCCTCCACCGGAAACAGACCCTTCGCAACCAACTGTGCCCAAGTCCCAAGCTGACGTGGTTCCTCCTTCATCTTTGTCCATAGCCACCTCCCCTACGAAAAAGGCTTATTCTGCCATGAACACTACCCGTTCCATGAACCTACAGGAAGCCATCCGCATGAGGACAGCAGCCAGATCTCAACAAAGTCCAGCGTCTCGCCTCAGCTTGCAGCCTCCAACGTCACCACTGGACCTCCACAAGTCCCCCAGCAGCACTGCAAGCTTTATCTTCTCCAAGAGCAACAGGAATGTTGTGACTGAGACCAAGCCAATGCTGGTGGCCAAGGAAGATGTACAGAAGGTGATCAGTGAAGCAGAGTCTATGAATAAGGGAGCCAAGGTGCCACCACCTGTTGCAAAGAAACCCAAAACAAGGGGCAGCGAGGTTGAGACGAGTGGAGATGTGGACCAAACTGCAAGACAGGAAGCGCAGCAGGAAAGTATCAAAG atgctgcagagaaaacaaatgGAACAGCTGGTACTGTTGAAGGAGGATCGTCATAA
- the LOC101481102 gene encoding uncharacterized protein LOC101481102 isoform X2 encodes MVVLLTNNANNFYCFPTVSKRRAALKLDDDEKTPAPPLFQENVFIESSRPKYLEDLHTEALQGLKMMQEEETNNGVEYQDSVSTISTMTAQTDGESAGFMTDSTIPDTSSVASVQSSVSTRSSRSGLTRQGSTFRPLNSGKKSEKTRTRRRHRKTVVGIPHHVQRELGLDRVDWTLNPKLDEEQLFNGETNLSPTTDGQQMGSQSEKGASINVPGISIQPLNKKNVKQLGATHAAHRDDLALLHRLRPALEDDQRPRSLAVPWLTTSSSLQQELPSPVMSMSPQAAYMSKIIPNAILPPAIDVVEISRGRSRNSVRTVSKSSLMLSSPAPSRASSRASSVRTYSSKSSTITSASRNNPPNLSDTSCWSNSDSSETLVSDSSTISNSSTPKQKRNGNASAKEDKVDAHSSISKASSSNGRVIVRGDEVKKDGQFVRSLSVTKPKRAPPPPSRSYSLHSKMKRQPRYPAEIRVLPGENSLHSNSAPSEESDQNQSDSHPSKTLDSPGYNADTSSLDDSMGSSSVGPFRTQLQAIKRSKDASQEKRELLEENKLNNVSGNSSQDGTSPQLTKQANGSSPKHKNSILAKLQKVFAGSSSIKSESSKYNKCTEEHKADSKDTVSPSVQALIELFNIPPPPKIHAPPPPPPEVWSHSLRSCELILGPPAPGKTYAIAKKNPKDRRQQRQSPAAAEELAKSLAVERKHKNPSVTTESVNGSLHVLELKKVQESGILNAEICKDSNERLAQNVDLNGRGKDEKGRVSDMLNGMLMKAVERREERLAAIKEEAANKTTGQATEVKTNTDRAPAISLIHISPALSPPLVQRVSQPLPRQTTEINSITSVKVVSPESSWPPPPPPTSGSPSGPDEIDFPLPPPPLFGDDSPIIPVQVPPKSSLRSDSSCTTASVISVVKKDIIKVIMEPELHKSSTSQGVAPSPLNIPPPPPYTAPPPPLTEVLPTATDKASLTLSPPPPVEFGPIIPKKLPSPVVQDVPPPVKDISSTLLTLVSPSPAKVVSPPVVVEVSHLPLKEVSAPSSEEVTSPPSQENMSNISEEAESISKLTPPQSIPPAPPLPTQPESSEQKIELLQEVSFEPEANTVSSNSVLIPPQNIPPPPPTELLPQSQVVAPKTDVLTTKEASPSPPSEVSIPPPSPPETSSPEKTQVFAPSEPVNIPVPPPLPVQGHASIKEQPIPLSTENKTQEQTSTPVVQEEPMPIVTPSLLQMVKLRSVSSSPEPPKAEEQQPQAEVTSSNQFPSSSANGEAPQKPIRKSLIMTSSTPIPPPETDPSQPTVPKSQADVVPPSSLSIATSPTKKAYSAMNTTRSMNLQEAIRMRTAARSQQSPASRLSLQPPTSPLDLHKSPSSTASFIFSKSNRNVVTETKPMLVAKEDVQKVISEAESMNKGAKVPPPVAKKPKTRGSEVETSGDVDQTARQEAQQESIKDAAEKTNGTAGTVEGGSS; translated from the exons ATGGTGGTGCTTCTGACTAATAACGCCAATAATTTTTACTGCTTTCCTACAGTTTCCAAGAGAAGAG ctgcccTAAAGCTAGATGACGATGAAAAGACCCCGGCACCCCCGTTGTTCCAGGAGAATGTGTTCATTGAGTCCAGCAGGCCTAAGTACCTGGAGGACCTTCACACTGAGGCTCTGCAAGGACTGAAAATGATGCAGGAGGAAG AAACCAATAATGGAGTGGAATACCAGGACAGCGTAAGCACAATT TCGACAATGACGGCTCAAACAGATGGAGAAAGTGCTGGGTTTATGACGGACAGCACGATTCCTGATACGTCTTCTGTCGCCTCTGTGCAATCGTCAGTGTCCACTAGATCCTCCCGCTCTGGACTCACCAGACAAG GTTCAACATTCAGACCTTTGAACTCTGggaaaaagtcagaaaagaCCAGGACCAGAAGACGCCACAGGAAGACTGTTGTGGGTATCCCACATCATGTTCAGAGAGAGCTGG GTCTGGACAGAGTTGACTGGACACTGAATCCAAAGTTAGATGAGGAACAGCTTTTTAATGGCGAGACTAATCTCAGTCCAACTACAGATGGGCAACAGATGGGATCACAGTCTGAAAAAGGAGCCAGTATTAATGTTCCAGGCATAAGCATCCAGCCTCTCAACAAGAAAAATGTCAAGCAGCTCGGTGCTACCCATGCTGCTCATAGAGATGATCTCGCCCTGCTGCACCGCCTGCGTCCCGCCTTGGAAGACGATCAGAGGCCTCGATCTTTAGCTGTACCCTGGTTGACCACTTCCTCCAGCCTTCAACAGGAGCTCCCCAGCCCCGTCATGTCCATGTCACCCCAGGCTGCTTACATGTCCAAAATCATTCCCAATGCCATTTTGCCACCCGCAATCGATGTGGTGGAGATCAGCCGTGGGCGTAGTCGGAACAGTGTCCGCACTGTCAGCAAAAGCAGCCTGATGCTCTCCAGCCCAGCTCCGTCCCGTGCTTCTTCTAGAGCATCTTCAGTGAGAACCTATTCCTCCAAATCGTCCACCATCACCTCGGCCTCTCGCAACAATCCTCCAAATCTGTCTGACACGTCGTGCTGGAGTAATTCTGACTCGTCCGAGACATTGGTATCTGACTCTTCAACCATCTCCAACAGCAGCACCCCAAAGCAAAAGAGAAATGGCAATGCTTCTGCTAAAGAGGACAAAGTTGATGCTCACTCCTCTATAAGCAAGGCCTCCAGCTCCAATGGCAGGGTGATCGTCAGGGGAGATGAGGTTAAGAAAGACGGACAGTTTGTGCGTAGCCTCTCTGTTACTAAGCCAAAAAGGGCCCCTCCTCCTCCAAGCCGCTCCTATTCCCTCCACAGTAAAATGAAGCGCCAGCCCCGTTATCCAGCAGAGATTAGGGTCCTGCCAGGAGAAAATTCTCTCCACAGCAATTCAGCCCCAAGTGAGGAAAGTGACCAAAACCAATCTGACTCTCATCCCTCCAAGACTCTGGACAGCCCTGGCTACAATGCTGACACCAGTTCTCTGGATGATTCAATGGGCTCTTCGTCAGTCGGTCCCTTTAGAACTCAGCTGCAGGCAATCAAAAGATCGAAAGATGCTTCACAAGAGAAGCGGGAACTGCTTGAGGAGAATAAGCTAAACAATGTCAGTGGCAACTCCAGCCAAGATGGCACATCCCCACAGCTCACTAAACAAGCTAACGGTTCATCTCCAAAGCATAAGAACAGCATTTTAGCAAAgcttcaaaaagtatttgctggATCCTCTTCAATTAAGTCAGAGTCATCTAAATATAATAAGTGCACTGAGGAACATAAAGCTGATTCAAAAGACACTGTCAGTCCCTCTGTACAGGCCTTGATAGAACTTTTCAATATCCCTCCACCACCTAAAATCCatgcacctccacctcctccacctgaGGTATGGTCCCATAGTTTGCGTTCATGTGAGTTGATCCTGGGACCCCCAGCCCCTGGCAAGACCTATGCTATTGCAAAGAAGAACCCGAAGGACCGGAGACAACAGAGGCAGTCTCCGGCAGCTGCTGAGGAGTTGGCTAAGAGCTTGGCAGTAGAAAGAAAGCACAAAAATCCATCAGTGACGACAGAGTCTGTTAATGGATCCCTACATGTGCTAGAATTGAAGAAAGTTCAAGAAAGTGGGATTTTGAATGCAGAGATTTGCAAAGATAGCAATGAAAGACTGGCTCAGAATGTAGATTTGAATGGACGTGGTAAAGATGAGAAAGGGAGAGTAAGTGATATGTTGAATGGAATGTTAATGAAGGCTGTAGAGAGACGAGAAGAAAGACTTGCAGcaataaaagaagaagcagctaaTAAAACAACCGGCCAAGCTACAGAGGTAAAGACTAACACTGATAGAGCACCTGCCATTTCATTAATTCACATTTCCCCAGCGCTATCTCCTCCTCTGGTGCAACGTGTTTCCCAGCCCCTCCCCAGACAGACCACAGAAATCAATTCCATTACATCAGTAAAAGTTGTATCCCCCGAATCTTCCTGgccccctccaccaccaccaacatCAGGTAGCCCCAGTGGGCCAGATGAAATAGattttcctcttcctccacctccactgtTTGGTGATGATTCACCCATTATACCTGTTCAGGTTCCACCAAAGTCCTCCCTCAGGAGTGACTCCTCTTGCACGACTGCATCGGTTATATCAGTAGTGAAAAAGGACATCATTAAGGTGATCATGGAGCCTGAACTTCACAAGTCCAGTACATCTCAGGGGGTAGCGCCTTCTCCCTTAAATATCCCTCCTCCCCCACCATATACAGCACCCCCTCCACCACTTACAGAGGTTCTGCCTACTGCAACTGATAAGGCATCTCTGACACTTTCTCCACCACCACCTGTAGAGTTTGGTCCTATAATACCAAAAAAGCTACCTTCACCCGTGGTTCAAGATGTGCCCCCACCTGTTAAAGACATCTCCTCTACCTTATTAACATTAGTATCTCCTTCACCAGCTAAAGTCGTCTCACCTCCTGTAGTTGTTGAGGTCTCACATCTGCCACTCAAAGAGGTGTCTGCTCCGTCCTCTGAAGAGGTTACGTCTCCTCCTTCTCAAGAAAATATGTCTAATATCTCTGAAGAGGCTGAATCTATCAGCAAGCTCACTCCACCACAAAGTATTCCACCTGCACCACCCCTGCCAACACAGCCAGAATCATCAGAGCAGAAGATTGAGCTTCTACAAGAGGTCTCCTTTGAACCTGAAGCTAACACAGTTTCATCTAACAGTGTTCTTATCCCCCCTCAGAATATTCCCCCTCCACCTCCCACAGAGCTTCTCCCACAATCTCAGGTAGTAGCCCCAAAAACTGATGTTCTGACAACAAAGGAGGCCTCACCTTCACCTCCATCTGAAGTATCAataccaccaccatcaccacctgAAACATCTTCACCAGAAAAGACTCAAGTATTTGCTCCTTCTGAACCTGTAAACATTCCTGTACCTCCACCTTTACCAGTTCAGGGGCATGCCAGCATTAAGGAGCAGCCTATTCCTTTAAGCACAGAGAATAAAACCCAAGAGCAGACTTCTACCCCAGTTGTGCAAGAAGAACCTATGCCCATTGTCACCCCTTCCCTCCTGCAGATGGTCAAATTGCGGTCAGTCAGCAGCAGCCCTGAGCCCCCCAAAGCTGAAGAGCAGCAACCACAGGCTGAGGTCACAAGCAGCAATCAGTTCCCATCCTCATCTGCTAATGGTGAGGCTCCTCAGAAGCCCATCAGAAAATCTCTAATCATGACCTCTTCTACACCCATTCCTCCACCGGAAACAGACCCTTCGCAACCAACTGTGCCCAAGTCCCAAGCTGACGTGGTTCCTCCTTCATCTTTGTCCATAGCCACCTCCCCTACGAAAAAGGCTTATTCTGCCATGAACACTACCCGTTCCATGAACCTACAGGAAGCCATCCGCATGAGGACAGCAGCCAGATCTCAACAAAGTCCAGCGTCTCGCCTCAGCTTGCAGCCTCCAACGTCACCACTGGACCTCCACAAGTCCCCCAGCAGCACTGCAAGCTTTATCTTCTCCAAGAGCAACAGGAATGTTGTGACTGAGACCAAGCCAATGCTGGTGGCCAAGGAAGATGTACAGAAGGTGATCAGTGAAGCAGAGTCTATGAATAAGGGAGCCAAGGTGCCACCACCTGTTGCAAAGAAACCCAAAACAAGGGGCAGCGAGGTTGAGACGAGTGGAGATGTGGACCAAACTGCAAGACAGGAAGCGCAGCAGGAAAGTATCAAAG atgctgcagagaaaacaaatgGAACAGCTGGTACTGTTGAAGGAGGATCGTCATAA
- the si:ch211-67f13.7 gene encoding uncharacterized protein si:ch211-67f13.7 — MDRCPSVAMKTKWYPFILWSVLSLGLLSSAADTYDSPLTRRKVVFKLGAPKIKLPLAEDRESNQRLPADTPPEPQLGYRRSYSASAPVTLGPMRPGKPEAKIQSDFAYLPDVSVTCSTSDFVVRIKPAFYGLGAEAEELLLGSSCKSNGLLRPYGDLLFSYPLTACDGVREMPPGYLVYKFVLHYEPSPKRFPSRAHRVDVDIECRYPRNHHVHQLAVQPTWETVVFRKRLKSRHTDYQITLMDDSWSRPVTTRVYQLGQKVHIQVSAPHLPAGGKLYIRSCYAAPSSGSRSSLKYSIIDNFGCMLDSKGDLGTSEFVSQTDRTVRLSVLAFQFTADPNTEVSIYCRLFVTSEDPSPVHKSCTYRGNRWRALTGDDSICECCESRCVTPKPRRAMMEGSASSGSLLVSDQSYTAKDQFLPVSLPLDSIRKQQRTTNRYSNETHSRDRFLGKAVKYNDDGEEESGIAFEAMTGLNLDDFGFGERALKGKWNESEVKRLDKLREEESPYEKKDSDERSENEVYNVEQANDLNQKESERISHLEQLPLSKIDVQPPDSRDEGGNGTHGGKEVEVEEKGLTSYEVQLKNDSRTADAEDGGEMTWYFFWR; from the exons ATGGACCGCTGTCCGTCTGTTGCGATGAAAACAAAGTGGTATCCCTTTATTTTGTGGAGCGTTTTATCACTTGGCCTTCTAAGCTCTGCGGCGGACACGTATGACTCTCCGCTTACGAGAAGGAAAGTGGTTTTCAAACTGGGCGCTCCGAAAATCAAACTTCCATTAGCTGAAGACAGAGAATCCAACCAGAGGCTACCTGCCGACACACCTCCAGAGCCTCAGCTGGGTTACCGAAGGTCCTATTCCGCTTCAGCACCTGTGACACTTGGACCCATGCGACCAGGGAAACCCGAGGCAAAGATCCAGTCAGACTTTGCTTACCTCCCGGACGTCTCTGTAACCTGCTCCACATCTGACTTTGTCGTCAGGATCAAACCAGCTTTCTACGGTCTGGGCGCAGAAGCAGAGGAACTGTTGTTAGGCAGCAGTTGTAAAAGCAACGGGCTTCTTAGACCATACGGCGACCTTCTTTTCTCGTATCCACTGACCGCCTGTGATGGCGTACGTGAG ATGCCCCCCGGTTATCTGGTTTATAAATTCGTGCTCCATTATGAGCCGTCGCCAAAACGATTTCCAAGCAGAGCGCACCGGGTGGATGTAGATATTGAATGCCGCTACCCAAG GAACCATCATGTGCACCAACTGGCTGTCCAACCAACCTGGGAAACAGTTGTTTTCCGTAAAAGGCTGAAAAGTCGTCACACGGACTACCAGATTACCCTGATGGATG ATTCATGGAGTAGACCGGTCACCACTCGGGTCTACCAGCTTGGGCAAAAGGTTCATATCCAGGTTTCTGCTCCTCATCTGCCTGCTGGAGGAAAACTCTACATACGTAGCTGCTATGCAGCTCCATCTAGTGGCTCTAGATCGTCCCTGAAGTACTCCATCATAGACAACTTTGG CTGTATGCTGGACAGCAAGGGAGACCTGGGGACCTCTGAGTTTGTTTCCCAGACAGATAGGACTGTGAGACTTTCCGTGTTGGCTTTCCAGTTTACTGCTGATCCAAACACTGAG GTCAGTATCTACTGCAGGTTGTTTGTCACGTCAGAGGATCCAAGTCCTGTGCACAAATCCTGCACGTACAGGGGCAACAG GTGGAGGGCGCTTACTGGTGATGACTCCATATGTGAATGTTGTGAGTCCCGGTGTGTGACTCCTAAGCCCCGGAGGGCTATGATGGAAG GTTCTGCCAGCAGTGGGTCATTACTGGTGTCGGATCAGTCGTACACAGCAAAGGACCAGTTTCTACCAGTCAGCCTCCCTCTGGACAGCATAAGAAAACAACAGAGGACCACAAATCGTTACAGTAATGAGACGCACAGCCGGGACAGGTTCTTGGGAAAAGCAGTAAAGTATAATGATGATGGTGAAGAAGAAAGTGGAATTGCATTTGAAGCGATGACGGGACTTAATTTAGATGATTTTGGTTTTGGGGAGAGGGCCTTAAAGGGCAAGTGGAATGAATCTGAGGTGAAGCGTTTAGATAAGTTGAGGGAGGAGGAGTCACCGTATGAAAAAAAGGATTCAGATGAGAGaagtgaaaatgaagtttataATGTAGAGCAAGCGAACGATCTGAATCAGAAGGAAAGTGAAAGGATTAGTCACTTGGAGCAGTTGCCACTGTCGAAGATTGATGTACAGCCACCTGATTCTAGAGATGAGGGAGGAAACGGGACACATGGAGGGAAGGAGGTGGAGGTTGAGGAGAAGGGGTTGACGTCATACGAGGTGCAGTTGAAGAATGACAGCAGGACAGCAGATGCAGAAGATGGCGGGGAGATGACGTGGTATTTTTTTTGGAGGTAG